The Podarcis muralis chromosome Z, rPodMur119.hap1.1, whole genome shotgun sequence DNA segment GAAATGCTCTCCATCTGAGGTCCAACCAACCCAATGATAGGAAGACTGCCTGTTTTGGATTGGATTTCCACTGAAATATCAGGTTGGGAGTGCTCCTGACGTCCAAGCAATGACAGTAGCCAGAATACTTTTGTTCAGGTTTGAATGTTGTGCCAGCTGTGCCTAACCCTGAAGATCATGGAGCTTGCAAAAGTCACACATGCCTTTGTTACAGCTGGGCTGAATTAATATTAACATACCCTCTATGGGGCTACCCATGAAGATCATCAACCAGTCCAAAATGCTCTGCAAGTGTTCTGACTGTTGTCAGGTTTGGGGAGCATGCTATTCCCAAACTGTACTAATCACGCTACCTACTTGTTCATTTATAGGTGCAATTCAATGAGTCAGTCATTGTCCTTAATAGCTTAAGCTACTACACTTAAATAACTACACAAACAATGAAACCATATGAGCTCCAAGATAATTTCATGAGGTTCCTACTTCAGAGTTCTGCCATCGCCTTGAATGGCTTCTTTTGCTGCATGCTTTCAATTTGTCTGCTGCATAGGATTCTCCTTGTTTTTGTCTCAGTTCTTTTCAGTGTTAGCTTTAGGTCAGTTACTGCTTTTTCACTTTTTATGGGTTTGCCTACAATTCTTGATCTAAAAgactgctgtattgtttttattaattCTTTATGTTAAGCTACCTTGAGCACCTCAGTTCTGGAGGTGGAAAGGCAGAATCCAAGACTCTTCCTCAGAAACACAACGATGCAGGTTCTTCTAAGAGCAGAGTTTACCCCCTTTTACTATAATGCATGCAAAGAAGCTATCTTTTGAGGTTGAATAAAAATTCACTgccaattttaaataaaagaagtgTGTCACCAGTATTAGAAGCCTGGGGAGGCCCTGATCTTGCTACAGGATAATTAGCCAAGCACAGACCTATTCCCCAACATCAGGTGCTCTATAGTTGAATGCTGTGTCCAGCAGACAGACATCAATGAACCTCACCAGCTGTGCAGCCAGAACACTGGAAAACTCGCTGTTCATGGCATATGGCAGAGCTGTTTGTGCACGGGAGCCATAGGTGGTCTGAAACCGCTTCTTGATTTCATTCAGGAACGTGAAAGCTCTGGAACGCTCAAAGTCCTAAAAGGAGAACAAATTCATCAGAGCAACAAATGCACTTAGGATAGGTGCATTAACAGCTATGAACTGTGACTGCAAAACAGAAACTCAGTGTActtgggcagtacagtggtaccttggtttaagaacagctttatgaacaacttggattaagagcGCTGCCagcctggaagtaggtgttttggtttgtgaactttgccttggaagcagagcatgttttgtttcctgttgagtgtgttccatttgtaaattgagtcccccgctgctatgggaaagtgcaacttggtttaagaatgctttggtttaagaagggacttctggaatggattaagttcgtaaaccaaggtatatCTAAACAGGAGGTGCTGGGGACAAACCacaggggcacctggttgggcacTGCTGGAAGATGGGGCCCACAACAACTTTTGTTCTCCAAACAAAATAACCTCAGAACACTGTCACAGCAAAAATTGCCAGAAAGCTATTTAAAGCAGAAAGATGGGgtacaaagcaaaagcaaattcTCTCACTAGCCACACTAGAGTCTTCGATGCAAACAAGACACAAGCAAGTAAGCCTGCAAAGACCTAGATAGAGATGAGAGCTGGAGGGGAAGAAGCTGCAGGTGGAAAAAGGGCCAATATTTTTTCATGCAGCCAAGTATGCACACTTCTTAAACCTTAACTACAAGGCCTGGATTGCACTGCGGGGGCAGTGTTGCTACATATATTCAGGGTGTAAAATAAGATCCAGCCCAGGGGtgactaacctgtggccttccagatgctgatggacttcatttcccaccagccccagctaccATGGCTAAGAGTCAGTGATGccgagagttgtagtccaacaacatgtggaaggcCATAGGATAGCCACTGCTGGTCTAGACCTTGCTCTACATAATGAAGATATGTAGCAACTCTACAGTATTTGGGCCCCAGTGGGCATTTCCAGCAATCACCTTTAAAGagcacaaaaatacattttttgtccTACATACTTACATCATCAGTGATGCAGAGGTATATAATCCGGTCCTGGCAGATGTAGTGAAACAGATAGCTAGAGGAAGACAAGATACCAGAACCATGTTTAAAGAAGTAGGTGGGTATAGATTTTGACATAACAGCTACTAGGCCATATGTTGCCATACACTCAATGGCATTTCAAGCACACAGGTCTAAGTTCGCACTAAATTCGTACATTAAAAAATTTCTTCTGCTGGTAACCAGACCCCATTAATTCAATGTCTCAAAGACAAGACAGCCAACCAATTCCTCAAAACATGGAGAAAGCTTGAAAACAAAATTACTTGAAAACAAAGCTATATTTACATGGTGCAAAGCCATTACTGAATAGCACAAAACACAAAGCAGAAACGTCAAACATAGCTACCTTTCCAACATGGATCCAAGCAGGCAAAGCTATTGCTAGCACATTTTCATTTCATACAGAAGTTAGAACTCCCATCCTGAGGTGGGGCACACCTACTTGGCATCAATCATGGAACAGTGTTATTTTACCCCAAAGCATGCCCTGGACTCAATCAGTAAACTGGTAGTTGGGAAGCTAGGAGATCATGAGAAGACTTCAACAGAATGAGAAACCCAACCATTTATAGTTCTTTGTAAGAACTGTGGATAGTGCAACTTCCCTCATGTGTTTGAATTAAATCACATGAATACAAACTCTTCTACAATAATGCAGGggtgggaaagaagaagaagaagaagaagaagaagaagaagaagaagaagtagaagttgcccatctgactgagccgccccagtcactctaggcagctccccacaaaaatgaaaaacacaataaaacattaaacattaaacaacttccctatacagggctgcctaaagttgtgcagttctttatctccctgacatctggtggaagggcattccacagggcaggcgccactgccgagtttgccttctgcctagttccctgtaagtttacttctcacagtgagggaagcaccagaagaccctcggagaaGGACCTTAGTGTagaggctgaatgatgggggtagagatgccccttcaggtatacagggccaaaagccgctcagggctttaaaggtcagcaccaacacttttattTGTGCCCGGAAACTGTTTTCTGCCTAAGGGCCGTATTTCCTTCCAAGCCACCTTCCAGGGTTGCATGCTATTGGTGAGTACAGCCAGAGGCAAACATGTGGGAAGCAATACATGAAAATTTTACATTTATAGAgtaggtttctacacacactacTCTCCCTCCTCCATTCAGGTAGGCAAGAGACATTACCAGAGTTGAAGGAcctgttccagccaggcaaaaacactcaataAGAGTGTGAAGCAGGGCTTGTGAGAGGCATGGCCTGGGGACAGCCCTCAGGGCtatatttggcccccaggcctgatattcccacccctgcaataatgtattattaattatttattattattattattattattcatagtaGTAATAGCAGTAGGCCActtttcatctgtagatctcaaggcggttcacaacataaaattataatataaaagaacacaaaatgcaggttaaaaataagaacaattttttttagcaatcccccctcccacaacacaacTAAAATGGTATTGgatgttaattagccaaaggcctggttaaagggAACATTTCTGCCTGGCGCCTAAACATTTATTATGGAGGCACTAGTCAAATCTCTCTGGGAGGAGTATTCCACAAACAtggagctactgcagaaaagttcccttctcgtgttgccatcctctggacatCTCATGGAGGTggcacatgaaaaagggcctcagaggatgatctcaaggTCCAGGCagattcatatggagagaggtggtccttgagatattgatAGCATCAATTCTCTTTGATTGAATAACATTTATGTTTACAAAAAGTAAGCAGATTCAAAACTCCAGGAGACAGAACTGAGAACAGTAGTTCATGAAAGGAGTCTCCTCTTTAGGTGATTTGTTCCAGTGCTGCTAGATAATCACACAGTCATATACTGATCAAGGCAGGCCTGCCCCTAACCACTGCTCTTGTTGGAGAACATAACAGAATGGATCTGGGAAGCATTCCTAGATCAGCAGCATATCACCTGGGACCATCACACCAAGCTTTTCATGAGCAACCACCACCATCCCATCCCACTTTATTTCCTCATCTGCAACAGATCCatttctcccaccctgccatttCCTTTCTCCCCAGAGTAGTACTCACTTTCCATGGGAGTAGGTGAGTTTGTTGTTCTCAGAGGGTATTTTGGCCAGGATCTGCTCCGTCACCTCCAGGAAGTTTCCTCCACACCAGGCGTGTTTGGCCAGGATCGTGGAGCCCCTGGCTACAACTGCAAACAGGATAGCCATGGCTGTCGGCTGgctaaaaagcaaaaaagcaaaaaaaaaaaaaaagcataagaAAACTTTTGCCTATCAGAgcaaagcacccacccacccacacctcagCCGCCGCCCCATCTTCTTAAGTGTGCAGCCAAGAGCAAAAGAAACACACAGCAACAGAGCACTGGTGCTTCCGCACTTTTCAGATATCTTGAAAACCACAGCCAGTTTTAACTATCATCAGCAGAAATCCACATTTTAGATAAGCAACATCACAAGAGCTGCTTGCAAcaattatccccccccctttcccctcacccAAAGTCTGCATCACTTGCATTCACTCCTAAGAGCTTTGCATTCTGAAATTGATAGTTCTTGCAGGACACAAGGAATAGGGGACCAAAATGAGAACATCATTGTTACtgcaggtggaaggaggaggaagaagatgctCAGACATGCAGACACCTCTATTGAAGAGAGCTGGCACTAGGCACCATTCAAGTAAAACGAAAGGCAACAGCCCCACAGAGCATCATTCTATTTGATAATCCTTGCCTATGTGGCAATCCAAGTGGAGTTTGACTAAGGACTTTCTGAGTTCTCTGCAAGAACTCGTCTAAGTATTTGAGGGAATCTGAAAGTGATTGGCATACTGCCCTTTTTAGAATTGTTTTGAGTAACATAAATGCATATGGCATATTGCCTTAAATGAGAGTCACATGTTGTCATTCCATTGCAGGTTGTATAGCTAAACAAAGTCCTCTCCAGGTCTTTTAAGAGGTTTGTTCACATGTTACTGGTGCTATGTGGAGGTCATGTTTCACACAGTAGTGGGTTATTAGTGGGTTCCTCTACACACACCAAGAACTCCTGCCTGGGGGAGGTAAACAAGAAAGGGgtctgtccatctagctcagtattgttcatCCTTGAGACATGCAGAGAATTTTTCTGCAACTTTCATGGTGCAGATGCTCAATTATGTATATTTACAGGCAAGTGCAAGGTCCAACTCAGTGTACAGTAAATACCACATCATCGTACATATTAACTAGTCAGGAGGACACAAATTTACATGTTATGCCTTAATCTGCTCAAACTCATATTTGTTGACCTAGAAACTTCCCCACAAAGTCTACTTTTTAAGGATTAAATTAATACTGGCTGTTGTCCACAAAGTATTGACTCTAAAGCTCCCTATGAAAAATGTGAATATATGTGACACTTCAACTGGCCTACAAAGGAATTTATAGCCTGCAACTAATGTCAATTACATGCCTACCAGTGGTAAATACGAAGCAGTGCTATTCCAGCTTCAACAACAGTTCTCAGTCACCCCATGGCAGGAACAAAACACCAGGTCATCCccagtgattgtgtgtgtgtgtgtgtgtgtgtgtgtgtgtgtgtgttgtgtgtgtgtgttggtaagCAAAGGAGCACATGATTCAATCCAACTAGCCACCTGACTACCTCAAGATGCTTATGGAACCAAACATTTGGCACAGAAAGGAAAACTCAAACAAAGAAGCAGTCATAGGAGCAGTGAGCTGTAGGTCCCTAGATAGTGAATAAATTTCAGTTTCCTATAGATACTGCATACATTAGAATTTCCACATGGAACAATCACAGCATTCCTCTTTCCAAAGGTTTTGCAACTCCAACCACTGAAAGCTAGAGCAAACCTAAAGTGACATTCCAGCGCTGCTCAGAGATTCCCATTATTTGTTTCCATTGGAATTCAGTTCCTTTAAGAAGGGGGGGAGAGTAGGAGAGCCACTGAGTACCTCTATACCTGGACCAACCTAACTTAGTTTGCAACTACAGATCACATTACATCCATCCTTAAAACCATGGACATTTCTCTGTGCCACCTACACTCACGTTCCACACTCTGTGGGTATTCAGCATACATTTTCCTCTCGCTCATCTTCAAACTGGTGAGACTAAACTGTCTACTTTAACTGTTCTCCTCAAGCATGTTGTTTCCAAATTCACACCATCATCCTGTTCTTCAGAACACTGTTAGAAGaatttcttattttttctcaTATTTTTGAGTGTTGGAAAGGAGCACTTCACCTTCAAAGTGAATGTACCTttgcaataaatgcaataaatgtatACAGAACAACAAGTTAAATGCTGGATTGGTGAGTAAGCTAACCTTGTTATTGTTAAGTCTTGTCAGTCTTAATTAACTGCacagtttaaaaacaataataatacagattgCTCCAGGTGGAATGAGATGCCAACTAGAAACCATGCTGGAAATCTGCAGAGCTGCTTTCAGAGCTTGCCTCCAGGACAGAAAAAGCAAGCATTTTTGAATACAGCAAAGAAACAATCAAGCTGCCTTCACTACTCTTTAAGTGATGTATTAATTTTTGCCCTCTGCCAAAGCTTTAAGGAGAGGAGCTCTGGTATTCAAGAATGCTCAGAAGTCCCGGGCATGGCGAAAAGGCACACAATCTGATCTAGAAGACCCTCCTCATCTCCTAGATGTAACAGGCAAAAGTCACACTTGCTCAGTGTAAGCTTTGCCTTTTTTAATACTATCCATTCCCCATGCTGTTGACCTTGTGTTGAAAAGGTTCAAAAAGTCCCAGGTTTTATTCAACCCTGCTTCTTGCACAAAACCGCACAAATGTAAGACAGTTTAATATGGTATCTCCCAACCACTTCCTAGCTCCCTATCTTGCTAAAGGCAGCAGCTGTTGCTCAACTTGATCCAGCCAAGATGCATGCTTCCCCCAACAgtttaaatgccttctctttGCCTGGCCAACAtcacttgttttcttttgtttgtgttCTAGACCCATATTAAAGTCCAAAGTTCCTTCCAGTCCTTTCCCCTTATTCAGCACAACTGAAAGTCCCCACTCATTGCTTGCACTGGGTGCAGATGTTACCTTCTCAATTAAGTTTTTCAGTTTGGAGGATGTTGCATGATTATTTAAGCAGACTGCAATATACTGTTGCTGAGAAAATGCAATTCTTTCTGTCCGCTTAGCAGGGGCCATTTGATGTGCTGCATGGTTGTGCAAGTCAGACATCTATGGGAAAGTACCCATGACAACACTGAAAATAAGCTACATATTTCCACCACCCACCCCATTCTGCAATTACAGTCTGTGCTTCACATATCTGCAAAGAGAAGTTTCACAGAAAAGTGGACACTGACAAGTCTCaaagcagaaatgtagagaagtgTCAGTTTTTCTGCTGCTCAGAATCTACAGACTTTGCCTTGAAAGTTCAGCTGGACTTGCTGCCCACCTTGAATGTCAGTCACACATCACACCTAATTGTTATCAACTTCTCCTCCACATTTCCCAATCCTGCCTGGCAGGTGCAACGACTGGACTAGGACTAGGGGCTGTACCCAGATTCAAATTctactcagacatgaagctcacagAATGACTTTGGACTAGTCATTCTCTCACAGGCAAACCTATCacataggtgttttttttaatataacagCAGGGATAAAGGCCACATATACCACCTTGAGttcattggagaaaaggtgagatataaatataattttaaaattaacagATTTGTGACTGGCAGAAATGTGGTAACTGATACTTTCACTAGCAATAATTCAGGCTCCTGAATGCACTGTTCAGCACAAATAGGCTGTTACTACCTCTCTGGGATCcagataaattattataatagccTCTTAAGGAAGTGCTTGTTTCGGTGATGTTGCCTCAGAGTATTTCCAAATCCTTCCTCAAAATCTTTTCAATGAAAGCTTCAGTTGAACCCCTCCACTAATACTAAGCTTAAGTAGATATAACTAGACTGAACACTCATTCTTCCTATTTACCCTCAACTCAATCTCACTTCTTTTCCTATATTCATTTACTGTGCAAAATGTAAATTGCAAACTCCTTGGAAGAAGAACTTGTCTTTTTTGTACTTCATAAGAGGTGCCATGTTtaccaagaaagaaaaaaacttgCTGGTTTGTAACACTTGAAAGTTATGAATAAATTCCATGAAAACATAGTCTGATCTTttttaccactgcctccatcTTCCTCCAAGATTCTATGCTGTCTTCTTTCTCCCTATCTTTCCTTTTTGAGAAATTTTAATTTTGTCACTGCAGGGGCCTATCCTTTTATGCTCTGTCAAATAAGATGTGCATTGAGAAGGGCCCTATCTAAACTTGCCTCAAAAGTGTGGCATGTGAGATAGGAAGCATTTCTTTCTGCTTATCATTACAATAATTTCCAGAAGTGTACCTGTATTAGTCTCATACAAAAAACACTAACAACGAAAACAGTTACTCTATGGCGCTATAGAGACCAATGCATTTAGTACTGCATATGCTTTCACAGTCCATAACCCACTTTACTATTTCAGATATTTCTCAGCTGCCTTTTGTGACTATTGCCTTTCCAAAGCAGCTTGGCATTAATAACAAACACACAACTTTGCATATATAATGcaaattgcaa contains these protein-coding regions:
- the VAMP7 gene encoding vesicle-associated membrane protein 7; protein product: MAILFAVVARGSTILAKHAWCGGNFLEVTEQILAKIPSENNKLTYSHGNYLFHYICQDRIIYLCITDDDFERSRAFTFLNEIKKRFQTTYGSRAQTALPYAMNSEFSSVLAAQLKYHSENKGPDQVAETQAQVDELKGIMVRNIDLVAQRGEKLELLIDKTENLVDSSVTFKTTSRNLARAMCMKNLKLTIIITIVSIVIIYIIVSAACGGLSWPYCVHK